The Flavobacteriales bacterium genome includes a region encoding these proteins:
- a CDS encoding HipA domain-containing protein: protein MKNYKHTLGLKQNSGTTNLVAEPSGQYSFKNCLYCYKPLTSKEQNFHKACVKRFFGQACVPQLEYSANDLGQLAKEVIQSQMAVTGVQPKISLSIFRKSADNAVKKLTIVGLYGSYILKPQSEHYSQLPEVEDVTMHIADLCGIHAVPHSLVKLADGTVCYITKRIDRNKKNKLAMEDMCQLTERLTEDKYKGSYEQIAKTVLKYSTNPLFDVSSFFEQVLLSYFTGNADMHLKNFSMWQPSEDAFVLAPAYDLVNTALVNPMDTEELALTLNGKKSNFKYSDFVKAFETLHLSQKVLDKILYNFYYCKHEMHNMVNRSFLTDDNKNLYIEIMEKRFELVPKGMFE, encoded by the coding sequence ATGAAGAACTACAAACATACATTAGGCTTAAAACAAAATAGCGGCACAACAAATCTTGTGGCCGAACCAAGTGGACAATACAGTTTTAAAAACTGTCTTTATTGCTATAAGCCATTGACCAGTAAAGAGCAAAATTTTCACAAGGCCTGCGTCAAACGTTTCTTTGGGCAGGCTTGTGTGCCACAGCTTGAGTATTCTGCCAATGATTTGGGGCAATTGGCCAAAGAGGTAATACAAAGTCAGATGGCTGTAACCGGTGTTCAGCCCAAAATAAGTTTAAGTATATTTCGAAAATCGGCAGATAATGCGGTAAAAAAGCTAACCATAGTGGGCTTGTATGGTAGCTATATATTAAAGCCTCAAAGCGAGCATTATAGCCAATTGCCGGAGGTGGAAGATGTAACAATGCACATAGCTGATTTGTGCGGAATACATGCTGTGCCTCATAGTTTAGTGAAATTGGCTGATGGAACAGTGTGTTATATAACTAAACGCATAGATAGAAATAAAAAAAATAAACTGGCTATGGAAGATATGTGCCAGCTTACTGAGCGGCTTACAGAAGATAAATATAAAGGTAGCTATGAGCAAATAGCAAAAACGGTTTTGAAATATTCAACCAACCCCTTGTTTGATGTGAGTAGTTTTTTTGAACAGGTGTTGCTTTCTTATTTTACAGGCAACGCCGACATGCACCTCAAAAATTTTTCGATGTGGCAACCATCAGAAGACGCGTTTGTTCTTGCTCCGGCCTACGATTTAGTTAATACGGCTCTCGTAAACCCCATGGATACAGAAGAACTGGCACTTACCCTTAATGGCAAAAAAAGCAATTTTAAATACTCCGATTTTGTAAAAGCGTTCGAAACACTGCACCTTTCGCAAAAGGTATTAGACAAAATACTATACAATTTTTATTACTGCAAGCACGAAATGCACAACATGGTAAATAGAAGTTTTTTGACAGACGATAATAAGAATCTCTATATTGAAATAATGGAAAAACGGTTTGAGTTAGTGCCCAAAGGTATGTTTGAGTAA
- a CDS encoding PKD domain-containing protein has translation MKKSIISFGLLMFALIAKSQYLECGTDRYHEELRSNNPLLQNAYDEYLQELSQIAEGKIVSNHNKKAVVTIPVVFHVIHEYGDENISKEQILDQIRVLNEDFRRRNADTTKTRSIFKSIAVDCEIEFKLATKDPNGDCTDGITRTVSNLTNGGDEEVKKLIRWDYKRYLNIWVVKSIAQKNVLGYSRLPYATSESEDGIVVLSNYVGTIGTGDLTYKGRTLTHEIGHWLGLLHPFQNDGATDDCGTSNCTTSGDRICDTPPVLKPSFGCPLGNNTCTIDSPDLLDMVENFMDYANGTCTNMFSAGQKGVMSFYLSRSNFRGNNISAATAASTGINISNPCAPKADFHVVGKRTNICKGTSVQFNDLSWNGEIVDRVWTFEGGSPSSSTFASPTVAYNQPGKYKVTLKVTNSLGESEITKTDFMVVQEDVSYLKSPFYESFDSDVSEFTWPKELKYKYGWKRVSGVGYNNSTAEVCVIDADAPVTTFALYSPYFDITPHKDYSPILSFRTAYSLPAAGGSGDRMIVYGSSDCGTTWRVLGAFIGITTLKSVDGTTDNWSPKSNADWKIQKLGLSQNGFEQSTNLIFKFEVTSNSGNSIYLDDVNIDRWVLSTDNKKVYNQALNLVPNPAQKNFMVEISEIFEPINIEITNIHGQKIQSLSIDASQNGEINAPISIENSGVYFVRIYNASINYTERIVITE, from the coding sequence ATGAAAAAATCAATAATTTCTTTTGGACTCTTGATGTTTGCCCTCATTGCCAAATCACAATATTTGGAGTGCGGAACCGACCGCTATCACGAAGAATTGAGAAGCAACAATCCGCTGCTTCAAAATGCCTACGATGAATATCTTCAAGAATTGTCTCAAATAGCCGAAGGCAAAATTGTGTCAAACCATAATAAAAAGGCAGTGGTAACCATTCCGGTAGTTTTTCATGTAATACATGAATATGGCGATGAAAACATCAGCAAAGAGCAGATTCTTGACCAAATAAGAGTTTTGAACGAAGATTTTAGACGACGAAATGCCGACACTACAAAAACCAGAAGCATCTTTAAATCTATTGCTGTTGATTGCGAAATTGAATTTAAACTGGCCACCAAAGACCCCAACGGCGATTGCACCGATGGAATAACTCGTACTGTTTCAAACCTTACCAATGGTGGAGACGAGGAGGTAAAGAAATTGATTCGTTGGGATTATAAAAGATACCTTAATATATGGGTCGTAAAATCAATTGCCCAAAAAAATGTCTTAGGTTATTCTCGCTTGCCCTATGCCACCTCCGAGTCGGAAGACGGAATTGTGGTTTTATCCAACTACGTTGGCACCATTGGCACTGGCGACCTAACTTATAAAGGCCGAACACTTACCCATGAAATTGGGCATTGGCTCGGACTTTTGCATCCATTTCAAAATGATGGTGCAACGGATGATTGTGGCACTTCAAACTGCACAACCAGCGGAGACCGCATTTGCGACACACCTCCTGTTTTAAAGCCATCCTTTGGCTGTCCGCTTGGAAATAATACCTGCACTATTGACTCGCCTGACCTACTTGATATGGTAGAGAACTTCATGGATTACGCTAACGGAACTTGCACGAATATGTTTAGTGCGGGACAAAAAGGTGTGATGAGCTTTTATTTAAGCCGGAGCAACTTTAGGGGCAACAATATAAGTGCTGCCACGGCAGCTTCAACAGGCATAAACATTAGCAACCCATGTGCTCCAAAAGCCGACTTTCATGTTGTTGGTAAAAGAACCAACATTTGCAAAGGCACGTCAGTTCAGTTCAACGACTTATCTTGGAATGGAGAAATTGTAGATCGTGTTTGGACTTTTGAAGGTGGTTCGCCCAGCTCATCTACCTTTGCTTCGCCAACCGTTGCCTACAATCAACCTGGAAAATATAAAGTTACTCTAAAGGTTACCAATTCTTTGGGAGAAAGTGAAATTACAAAAACAGATTTTATGGTTGTTCAGGAGGATGTTTCCTATTTAAAATCTCCTTTTTATGAAAGTTTTGACTCTGATGTTTCAGAATTTACTTGGCCAAAAGAGCTGAAATATAAATATGGTTGGAAACGGGTGAGCGGAGTTGGCTACAACAACTCAACTGCCGAAGTATGCGTTATTGATGCCGATGCACCTGTCACCACATTTGCCCTTTATTCTCCTTATTTCGACATAACCCCACACAAAGATTATAGCCCTATCTTGAGTTTCAGAACCGCCTATTCACTTCCTGCTGCCGGTGGAAGTGGCGACAGAATGATTGTGTATGGTTCGTCCGACTGCGGAACGACTTGGCGAGTTTTGGGTGCCTTTATTGGTATTACCACATTAAAATCGGTTGACGGAACTACCGACAATTGGAGTCCAAAAAGCAATGCAGATTGGAAAATTCAAAAATTGGGTCTTTCTCAAAATGGATTTGAACAAAGTACAAATCTTATTTTCAAATTTGAAGTGACCTCAAACAGCGGAAACTCGATTTATTTGGATGACGTAAACATAGATAGATGGGTTTTATCAACAGACAACAAAAAAGTTTACAACCAGGCGTTAAACCTTGTGCCAAACCCTGCTCAGAAGAATTTTATGGTTGAAATTTCGGAGATTTTTGAACCAATCAACATTGAAATTACCAATATACACGGCCAGAAAATACAATCTTTGTCAATCGATGCATCACAAAACGGAGAAATTAACGCCCCAATTTCTATCGAAAACTCGGGAGTATATTTTGTTCGCATTTATAATGCATCGATAAACTATACAGAGAGAATTGTTATAACAGAATAA
- a CDS encoding helix-turn-helix transcriptional regulator, which yields MKEKRGVLSSFVKKKRKDVGITQVELSEKAGVGLQFVRDLEQGKKTLRIDKVNDVLRLWGYELQPAKLGLDELLENMKNA from the coding sequence ATGAAAGAAAAAAGAGGAGTTCTTTCCAGTTTTGTGAAAAAAAAACGAAAAGATGTAGGCATAACGCAAGTAGAATTGTCGGAAAAAGCAGGGGTTGGGTTGCAGTTTGTTCGCGATTTGGAGCAAGGTAAAAAAACACTAAGAATAGATAAAGTGAACGATGTGCTCCGCCTTTGGGGATATGAATTGCAGCCCGCAAAACTTGGGTTGGATGAACTATTAGAAAATATGAAAAATGCGTAA
- a CDS encoding dicarboxylate/amino acid:cation symporter — translation MKKVALHWKVIIALILGLIYAYFAVTLNSETLPTVKFTKDFISPFGKIFINILKTIAVPLVLFSIISGIVSLKDIKKLGRIGTKTLLLYITTTMFAVSLGLVLVNVWKPGKQVAQDTRLEKRIEYELWRNENNIKKLDNIDELNNPKNTALVETVSKKNEETTIDDNVQQKISEAKKSKDAGPLFPLVDAIPENIFEALLKNKMLQIISFAIFFGVVMVQLPEKTSKPMADFIESASTIFIRMVEIVMLAMPYFVFALMAGTMVEMAGNDIEKLVDLLGFLLHYGGVVVLGLILMAFVIYPTLIKLFTKKMTIPKFLKGINQAQLTAFSTSSSAATLPVTMECVHENLEVPESTSSFVLPIGATVNMDGTSLYQAVAVVAMAQLHAIDLTVAQQLTIVFTATLASVGAAAVPSAGLVLMVLVLESVGLNPAWIAIIMPIDRILDMCRTVVNVTGDATVAVIVSEWEE, via the coding sequence ATGAAAAAAGTTGCACTTCATTGGAAAGTTATTATCGCTCTGATTTTAGGTTTGATTTATGCCTATTTCGCCGTAACACTCAATTCCGAGACTTTGCCAACCGTAAAATTTACCAAAGATTTTATTAGCCCATTTGGCAAAATTTTTATCAATATCCTTAAAACCATAGCGGTACCGTTAGTTCTTTTTTCTATCATTTCGGGCATTGTCAGCTTAAAAGACATAAAGAAACTTGGAAGAATAGGCACAAAAACGTTGTTACTTTATATTACTACCACCATGTTTGCCGTGAGCCTCGGCCTAGTTTTGGTAAATGTTTGGAAACCCGGAAAACAAGTGGCTCAAGACACTCGACTTGAAAAAAGGATTGAATACGAACTTTGGCGAAACGAGAACAATATTAAAAAACTGGACAATATTGACGAACTGAACAACCCCAAAAACACCGCTTTGGTTGAAACCGTGAGCAAAAAAAATGAAGAAACAACCATAGACGACAATGTGCAACAAAAAATAAGCGAGGCAAAAAAGAGCAAAGATGCAGGGCCGCTTTTCCCTTTGGTAGATGCCATACCCGAAAACATATTTGAGGCACTTCTAAAAAATAAAATGCTTCAAATCATATCGTTTGCTATTTTTTTTGGTGTGGTAATGGTGCAATTGCCCGAAAAAACCTCAAAACCAATGGCCGACTTTATTGAAAGTGCCTCTACCATTTTTATACGAATGGTAGAAATTGTGATGCTAGCCATGCCCTATTTTGTGTTTGCACTCATGGCCGGAACAATGGTAGAAATGGCCGGAAACGACATTGAGAAATTGGTAGATTTACTTGGCTTTTTGCTTCACTACGGCGGTGTGGTCGTTTTAGGTTTAATATTAATGGCATTTGTTATTTACCCTACGCTGATAAAACTGTTCACAAAAAAAATGACCATTCCAAAATTTTTAAAAGGTATAAATCAGGCACAACTTACAGCTTTCAGCACCAGCAGTTCGGCGGCCACATTGCCCGTAACCATGGAGTGCGTACATGAAAACCTCGAAGTGCCAGAAAGCACCAGCAGTTTTGTTTTGCCCATTGGAGCTACCGTAAATATGGACGGAACTAGCCTTTATCAGGCCGTGGCTGTGGTGGCCATGGCTCAACTTCACGCCATAGATTTAACCGTGGCACAACAATTAACCATTGTTTTTACGGCAACATTAGCCAGCGTGGGTGCAGCCGCAGTACCCAGTGCCGGTTTGGTGTTAATGGTTTTAGTGCTCGAGTCGGTTGGACTAAACCCTGCATGGATTGCCATCATTATGCCCATAGATAGAATTTTGGATATGTGCCGAACGGTTGTAAACGTAACGGGCGATGCAACGGTGGCAGTTATCGTTTCTGAGTGGGAGGAATGA
- the aroC gene encoding chorismate synthase has translation MGNNTFGKNFCVTSFGESHGRHVGVVIDGCPANVELDFLHINAELKRRRPGQNDLVSTRNEIDDFEITSGVVANITTGAPICILINNKDTRPVDYENLTTVFRPSHADYTYQKKYGIRDVAGGGRSSARITAGWVAAGAIAKQILKTKFKIEIKAYVKQIGQVICPPIAHFSTDIMEKSMVRCPHEETSSEMVLAIEEAKKNGDSLGGIIHCSINNCPIGVGEPVFNKLNAQLAFAMLSINAAKGFEIGGGFDMASKKGSEVNDEWTNENGKIITKTNYSGGIQGGISNGMPIEFRVAFKPTSTIAINQNTVNLEGKNVELKAKGRHDACVVPRAVPIVEAMAALVLVDNLLCIR, from the coding sequence TTGGGGAATAATACTTTTGGTAAAAATTTTTGCGTGACTTCCTTCGGGGAATCGCACGGACGACATGTTGGTGTTGTGATAGATGGCTGTCCTGCTAATGTGGAGCTAGATTTTTTGCATATCAATGCAGAATTAAAACGCCGCCGACCCGGGCAAAATGATTTGGTTAGCACCCGGAACGAAATAGATGATTTTGAAATAACCAGTGGTGTTGTGGCCAATATTACCACCGGAGCCCCCATTTGTATCCTTATAAATAATAAAGACACAAGACCCGTTGACTACGAAAACCTGACAACCGTTTTTAGGCCTTCGCACGCTGATTATACCTATCAAAAAAAATACGGAATTCGGGATGTTGCGGGTGGTGGCCGCAGTTCGGCTCGCATTACTGCGGGTTGGGTTGCTGCCGGAGCCATTGCCAAACAGATTTTAAAAACAAAATTTAAAATTGAAATCAAAGCCTATGTTAAACAAATAGGCCAAGTTATCTGCCCCCCAATAGCCCATTTTTCAACTGATATTATGGAAAAATCAATGGTTCGGTGTCCGCATGAAGAAACTTCATCAGAAATGGTTTTAGCTATTGAAGAAGCAAAAAAAAATGGCGATAGCTTGGGCGGAATTATTCATTGTAGCATCAATAATTGCCCTATTGGCGTTGGCGAACCCGTTTTTAACAAACTTAATGCACAATTGGCCTTTGCCATGCTTTCAATAAATGCTGCAAAGGGCTTTGAAATTGGCGGTGGCTTTGATATGGCATCAAAAAAGGGCAGTGAGGTAAACGACGAATGGACAAACGAAAATGGAAAAATTATCACAAAAACAAATTATTCCGGCGGCATACAAGGCGGAATAAGCAATGGAATGCCCATTGAGTTTCGAGTGGCTTTTAAGCCGACAAGTACAATTGCCATTAACCAAAACACCGTAAACCTTGAAGGTAAAAATGTAGAACTAAAAGCAAAGGGCCGACACGATGCATGTGTTGTTCCGAGGGCTGTGCCTATTGTGGAGGCCATGGCGGCATTGGTGTTGGTGGATAATTTACTTTGTATAAGATAG
- a CDS encoding HipA N-terminal domain-containing protein: MRKAEVRISGKRVGQISETESGYAFVYDSDYATNQANLPVSKTLPLQRNAYTSNVLFPFFDGLIPEGWLLDIAERNWKLNARDRFGLLMQCCKDCIGTTEVVAIESD, encoded by the coding sequence ATGCGTAAAGCTGAGGTTAGAATAAGCGGAAAAAGGGTTGGACAAATATCTGAAACAGAGAGCGGTTATGCCTTTGTTTATGATTCGGACTATGCAACCAATCAGGCAAACTTGCCTGTAAGCAAGACACTGCCGTTGCAACGAAATGCCTATACAAGCAACGTGCTGTTTCCTTTTTTTGATGGACTTATACCCGAAGGCTGGTTGCTTGATATAGCCGAACGAAATTGGAAACTGAACGCTCGGGATAGATTTGGGCTATTGATGCAGTGCTGTAAAGATTGCATTGGCACAACCGAAGTCGTAGCAATAGAAAGTGATTAG
- the aroB gene encoding 3-dehydroquinate synthase → MAFVYFENKELLAEFFRKSGSHYVFISDENCRIKCLSDLAISDLSCFSFESGEKSKNMDTYSDAIEFLISEKVERHSILYNIGGGVVTDLGGFVAATYMRGIGFVNIPTSLLAMVDASFGGKVGIDFKEYKNYIGIFAQPKEVLVCPEFLESLATEELYSGYAEVLKHGLIRDSDYWNVCRDLIPASILNDNWLKIIKRSVEIKTSIVEADPFDKGIRKTLNFGHTVGHAIESLLLNKKVRTYHGFCVAAGMVCESYISKVLRSLSEEEFSQIHQTLSNLYQKLTIDISEIEQVLYYVMYDKKNSSEGVRMSLLNGIGNCEADILVSKDLIAESIQYYIDTKWFL, encoded by the coding sequence ATGGCTTTTGTTTATTTCGAAAACAAAGAATTATTGGCTGAATTCTTTCGCAAATCCGGTTCACATTATGTTTTCATATCTGATGAAAATTGCAGGATTAAGTGTTTGTCCGACTTGGCAATTTCGGATTTGTCCTGTTTTTCTTTCGAATCGGGAGAGAAATCAAAAAATATGGATACATATTCTGATGCCATCGAGTTTCTTATTTCGGAGAAAGTTGAACGCCACAGCATACTATATAATATAGGTGGTGGTGTTGTGACTGATTTAGGTGGTTTTGTTGCCGCAACCTATATGCGAGGAATTGGTTTCGTGAATATCCCTACCAGTCTGTTGGCCATGGTTGATGCATCTTTTGGTGGCAAGGTGGGTATTGATTTTAAGGAATATAAAAATTATATTGGAATCTTTGCCCAACCAAAGGAGGTGTTGGTTTGCCCTGAATTTTTAGAAAGTCTTGCTACTGAAGAGCTATACTCGGGCTATGCGGAGGTGCTGAAACATGGCCTTATACGTGATAGTGACTATTGGAATGTTTGCAGAGATTTGATACCAGCATCAATTTTGAATGACAATTGGCTTAAAATAATTAAAAGAAGCGTTGAAATTAAAACGTCTATTGTTGAGGCAGACCCTTTCGACAAAGGAATTAGAAAAACCCTAAATTTTGGCCATACGGTTGGGCATGCAATTGAAAGTCTTTTATTAAACAAAAAAGTTCGAACGTATCATGGATTTTGTGTGGCGGCTGGCATGGTATGTGAAAGTTACATATCAAAAGTGCTTAGAAGCCTGTCGGAAGAAGAGTTTAGTCAAATACATCAAACACTTTCAAATCTATATCAAAAATTAACAATTGACATTTCTGAAATTGAACAAGTGCTTTATTATGTAATGTATGACAAAAAAAATTCATCGGAAGGTGTGAGAATGAGTTTGCTGAATGGCATTGGAAACTGCGAGGCAGACATTCTCGTATCAAAAGATTTGATAGCCGAGTCGATACAATATTATATTGACACCAAATGGTTTTTATAA